The proteins below come from a single Stomoxys calcitrans chromosome 1, idStoCalc2.1, whole genome shotgun sequence genomic window:
- the LOC106083981 gene encoding uncharacterized protein LOC106083981: MFERPPIWVVIVGLNVCVLIWLITVQEPVMYDASTSIISSGNNNNINLNQGSAVTTLQHAGGRADRDIKEAPDVGRHHRPFGEFAALTLNSSSNASIAFANSNNRTDELVGGSTTNAIDLSSSLDLHSLTSSLGTGVLKAKQKPTPSWIKTTAVSSALPEEDFNQLIDLHDFHYIVPQPVCSSDIEALILVHSAPRNNEKRQIIRETWASIGHHMVESPLRVLFLLGYVNDDALQWDIYKENSQFGDVIQGSFVDDYRNMTYKHVMAFKWFLYNCATAQILIKVDDDVYVNTPQLMKYLKDESQQQQQQESGERPSIQEDEQESEYNPTIITLDDTTKTTTTTIKSTNKNSIFDTLKNYAKSLIEPPSESSQSSTTSKNSKFIPSAELFQRPQNLLFCQKIIGSMVKRSYRSKWRVSFKEYSERYYPPYCPGYAIIYSPDVVFRLYTAAQKFKYFWIDDVHITGVLAQQTNTTITTSSHYVLYSDECERLLTGKTDLKDMEFLFAWHSISPQQVKAIWQLQMLSLPPTPYDDPQHYRKRRKRKKTRRRQQNLTGRVAYNISNYITPEGFR; the protein is encoded by the coding sequence ATGTTCGAAAGGCCACCCATTTGGGTTGTAATTGTTGGCCTTAATGTCTGTGTCCTGATATGGTTGATCACAGTGCAAGAACCGGTGATGTACGATGCCTCTACCTCGATTATAAGTagtggcaataacaacaacatcaatttGAATCAAGGCAGCGCTGTAACAACACTGCAACATGCTGGAGGACGAGCCGATCGTGACATAAAAGAAGCACCAGATGTCGGTAGACACCATCGACCATTCGGTGAGTTTGCTGCCTTAACCTTGAACAGCAGTTCCAATGCGAGCATAGCGTTTGCAAACTCTAACAACCGCACAGATGAGTTGGTCGGGGGTAGCACCACAAATGCCATAGACTTGTCCTCGTCACTGGACCTTCACTCATTGACATCTAGTCTGGGAACAGGAGTTCTCAAAGCAAAACAGAAACCCACTCCATCGTGGATAAAGACGACTGCTGTCTCTTCAGCACTGCCGGAAGAAGACTTTAATCAATTGATAGATTTACACGACTTCCATTATATTGTGCCGCAACCGGTATGCAGCTCTGACATTGAAGCACTGATTCTGGTGCATTCAGCCCCCAGGAACAATGAGAAACGCCAAATAATAAGAGAGACTTGGGCTAGTATTGGCCATCACATGGTCGAGTCCCCCCTGAGAGTTCTATTTCTGTTGGGCTATGTCAATGATGACGCCTTGCAGTGGGACATCTACAAGGAAAACTCCCAGTTCGGGGATGTGATACAGGGCTCCTTTGTGGATGACTATCGCAATATGACCTACAAGCATGTGATGGCCTTCAAGTGGTTTCTCTACAACTGTGCCACAGCCCAGATCCTCATTAAAGTGGATGATGATGTCTATGTTAATACGCCGCAGTTGATGAAATATCTCAAAGATGAatcacagcagcagcagcagcaagaaTCAGGGGAGAGACCAAGCATCCAAGAGGATGAGCAAGAAAGTGAATATAATCCCACCATCATAACTTTAGAtgatacaacaaaaacaacaacaacaacaataaagtccaccaacaaaaattcaatttttgacaCTTTGAAGAATTATGCAAAAAGTCTAATAGAGCCACCATCAGAATCATCGCAATCATCCACCACctcaaaaaactcaaagtttatACCATCGGCGGAACTATTCCAACGACCCCAAAATTTACTCTTTTGCCAGAAAATAATTGGATCTATGGTCAAACGTTCCTATCGTTCCAAGTGGCGCGTCAGCTTCAAAGAATACTCCGAACGTTATTATCCGCCCTATTGTCCCGGCTATGCCATCATCTACTCCCCCGATGTGGTCTTCCGTTTATATACCGCCGCCCAAAAGTTCAAATACTTTTGGATCGATGATGTCCACATAACCGGTGTTCTGGCCCAACAAACCAACACAACAATAACCACCTCATCACATTATGTTCTCTATAGTGACGAATGTGAACGTCTATTGACGGGCAAGACTGATCTCAAAGACATGGAATTTTTATTCGCCTGGCACAGTATATCGCCGCAACAAGTCAAAGCCATCTGGCAGCTGCAAATGTTATCCCTGCCCCCCACACCGTACGATGATCCACAGCACTACAGGAAACGCAGAAAGAGGAAAAAGACGCGACGGCGACAACAGAACCTCACTGGAAGAGTAGCCTACAACATAAGCAATTACATAACGCCAGAAGGTTTTAGATAG